Proteins encoded by one window of Cyclobacteriaceae bacterium:
- a CDS encoding DUF389 domain-containing protein: MSSEKRLLVMLSQFVRDRFNLESDKADEHETLEYIRKGVEFKGTNLWILIFAIFIASIGLNVNSTAVIIGAMLISPLMGPILGIGTGVAINDLDLLKKSFNNLMIATLFSVATSTLYFAISPLSTAQSELLARTNPTIWDVLIAFFGGLAGIVAGSRKEKSNAIPGVAIATALMPPLCTAGFGLASGNMYYFLGAFYLYFINSVFISLATYIIVRFLKYPKKEFVDPARERKVKTWITFFVIITIIPSTYLAYQTVKHSFFERNAVSFISQELNFDNTKVISRDLRYDSKNPVIEVTLFGEPVNEEIIDQARKQLSNYNLEECQLIVLQGYDEGVNEASLASSIRSGVIEELYRQNEQTLRNKDERIKLLESELTRIKRVSNYTQELSPELKALYPTLTNFSVNQSFLMRLDSLQQDTVYLAYAKFARRPTRTEIKKLDGWLKARVKSENVQLVIE; the protein is encoded by the coding sequence ATGTCATCAGAAAAACGATTATTGGTCATGCTGTCACAATTTGTTCGCGACCGGTTTAACCTGGAGAGCGACAAAGCCGATGAACACGAAACGCTGGAGTATATCCGCAAAGGGGTTGAATTCAAGGGCACCAATTTGTGGATTCTCATCTTTGCTATTTTCATTGCCTCTATTGGACTTAATGTAAACTCTACGGCAGTTATTATTGGTGCCATGTTAATCTCGCCACTCATGGGCCCGATACTGGGCATCGGAACAGGCGTGGCCATCAACGATCTTGATCTGCTAAAAAAATCGTTCAACAACCTGATGATCGCTACGCTATTCAGTGTGGCCACCTCTACATTGTACTTTGCCATAAGTCCGCTCAGCACCGCACAATCAGAATTGCTGGCGCGCACCAACCCAACCATCTGGGATGTGCTGATTGCCTTCTTTGGCGGCTTAGCAGGCATTGTGGCTGGTTCACGGAAAGAGAAGAGTAACGCCATTCCCGGTGTGGCCATTGCCACAGCACTGATGCCACCGTTATGCACAGCCGGATTCGGGTTAGCCTCAGGAAACATGTATTACTTTCTGGGGGCATTTTACCTCTACTTCATCAACAGTGTATTCATTAGCCTGGCAACCTACATCATCGTACGCTTTTTAAAATATCCGAAAAAAGAATTTGTAGATCCTGCGCGCGAACGCAAAGTAAAAACATGGATCACCTTCTTTGTGATCATTACGATTATACCAAGTACATACCTGGCGTATCAAACGGTAAAACATAGTTTCTTTGAACGCAATGCGGTATCCTTCATTAGTCAGGAGTTGAACTTCGATAATACGAAAGTAATCAGCCGCGATCTTCGGTACGACTCAAAAAATCCGGTTATTGAAGTTACACTCTTTGGCGAACCGGTAAACGAAGAAATAATTGACCAGGCGCGCAAGCAGTTATCGAATTACAACCTGGAAGAGTGTCAGCTTATTGTATTGCAGGGTTATGATGAGGGCGTAAACGAAGCCTCTCTGGCCAGCAGTATCCGAAGCGGTGTTATTGAAGAACTCTACCGACAAAATGAACAAACCCTTCGAAATAAAGATGAGCGTATTAAATTACTGGAATCGGAACTCACGCGTATAAAACGTGTTTCCAATTACACCCAGGAGCTTTCACCTGAACTTAAAGCGCTCTACCCTACGCTTACCAACTTTAGTGTGAACCAAAGTTTTTTAATGCGGTTGGATTCCCTTCAGCAGGATACCGTATACCTCGCGTATGCCAAGTTTGCACGCAGGCCTACCCGAACTGAAATCAAAAAACTGGATGGCTGGCTTAAGGCACGGGTTAAATCAGAAAATGTACAATTGGTAATTGAATAA
- a CDS encoding sialidase family protein — protein MKVSGIVFLVFWSLQVNGQVVNVLVDSSVNTRGQYPTEPGIAISFKDPNKLVLGASSGKVYVTEDGGKEWKNVNLTSPFGIGYGARVLSDFSGNFYYIHLADPDVKASETFHDRIVVQRSKDNGHTWDGGNEAGYNPPNYQVQPNAIADRKGNIYLTWTEIEKPGSKEAECVSRILFSKSSNGSKWSKPSIISVQGGNCIDGDGMAKGGVPAIASDGKMFVAWSQNGILYLDRSFDGGDFWLSNDIAITEQRGGWKFDIPGVQSVNGLPTLICNNTKGNFAGALYLVWAEQVADDDTDIYFTRSLNYGDNWTQPARINDDDPGKHQFMPAMTIDQVTGHVYILYYDRRDHDDNKTDVYMAWSDDHGATFKNVKVSQTPFLPQDESLGTHISIAAHNGIITPVWTRSDNGKSSIWMAIIRHSELAGAQPEPVSDKKKKKKSD, from the coding sequence ATGAAGGTATCCGGGATCGTGTTTTTAGTGTTTTGGTCGTTACAAGTAAATGGCCAGGTAGTGAATGTATTGGTTGACAGTTCGGTCAATACGCGCGGCCAGTATCCAACCGAACCAGGAATTGCCATCAGTTTTAAGGACCCGAATAAGCTGGTGCTGGGCGCATCATCAGGTAAGGTGTACGTAACTGAAGATGGCGGTAAGGAATGGAAGAATGTGAACCTCACTTCTCCTTTTGGTATCGGTTATGGTGCCCGGGTGTTATCCGACTTCTCGGGTAATTTCTACTACATCCATTTAGCTGATCCGGATGTAAAAGCTTCAGAAACGTTTCATGACAGAATTGTGGTGCAGCGATCGAAAGACAATGGCCACACATGGGATGGTGGCAATGAAGCAGGATATAATCCGCCTAACTACCAGGTTCAGCCGAATGCCATTGCTGATCGGAAAGGAAACATTTACCTCACGTGGACGGAAATTGAAAAACCCGGCAGCAAAGAAGCTGAATGCGTATCGCGAATACTTTTCAGCAAGTCTTCTAATGGATCGAAATGGTCTAAGCCGTCAATCATTTCTGTTCAAGGCGGCAATTGTATTGATGGTGATGGTATGGCAAAAGGGGGAGTACCCGCTATTGCCTCTGATGGGAAGATGTTTGTGGCCTGGTCGCAAAATGGAATCTTATACCTCGATCGGTCCTTTGATGGTGGAGACTTTTGGCTTTCCAATGATATTGCCATAACCGAACAGCGAGGCGGTTGGAAATTTGATATTCCAGGCGTTCAATCGGTAAATGGTTTACCAACCTTGATCTGCAACAATACCAAGGGAAATTTTGCTGGTGCCTTGTATCTGGTGTGGGCCGAACAGGTTGCGGACGATGATACCGATATTTATTTCACACGTTCATTAAACTATGGCGATAACTGGACACAACCTGCACGCATCAACGATGATGATCCGGGTAAACATCAGTTTATGCCGGCCATGACGATTGATCAGGTAACAGGGCATGTTTACATTTTGTATTACGACAGAAGAGATCATGATGACAATAAAACCGATGTGTACATGGCTTGGTCAGACGATCATGGAGCCACATTTAAAAACGTAAAGGTTAGCCAAACGCCTTTTCTTCCGCAAGACGAATCACTAGGAACGCATATCAGCATTGCTGCACATAACGGAATAATCACACCAGTATGGACACGTAGTGATAATGGCAAGTCAAGCATCTGGATGGCGATCATCCGACATTCCGAGCTTGCAGGTGCCCAACCTGAACCTGTTAGTGATAAGAAGAAAAAGAAAAAGTCAGACTGA
- a CDS encoding DsbA family oxidoreductase, which translates to MTKPTIKVDVISDVVCPWCYIGKRRLEKALNKLNSEYTFEVTYHPFELNPSIPESGVNQKQYLSQKFGGEERYDKITAHVTQVAAEEGLVFNFHKQAVSPNTRHAHRIIQLAKHVNKQTEVKEAFMKAYFTDGVDLSKNENLITCATQAGMERNVVEQLLSTDVGVAEVIQAEKEIQQLGITGVPFYIINNKYGLSGAQPPEAFIEVIQKAAMENASV; encoded by the coding sequence ATGACTAAACCAACCATCAAGGTTGATGTAATCTCCGATGTGGTTTGTCCGTGGTGTTACATTGGCAAACGCAGGCTGGAGAAAGCACTTAACAAACTGAACAGCGAATATACGTTCGAGGTAACCTATCATCCGTTCGAACTGAACCCTTCCATTCCGGAAAGCGGTGTAAATCAAAAGCAATACTTATCGCAGAAATTCGGTGGTGAAGAACGCTACGATAAAATAACAGCACACGTTACACAAGTGGCCGCTGAGGAGGGACTCGTCTTCAATTTCCACAAACAAGCTGTTTCACCCAATACACGCCATGCGCATCGCATTATACAGTTGGCTAAACATGTTAACAAGCAAACTGAAGTGAAGGAAGCCTTTATGAAGGCATACTTTACGGATGGAGTTGATCTCAGCAAAAATGAAAATTTGATTACGTGTGCAACGCAAGCTGGCATGGAAAGAAACGTGGTGGAACAACTGCTTTCAACTGACGTGGGCGTGGCCGAAGTAATTCAAGCTGAAAAGGAAATTCAACAATTGGGAATAACCGGAGTTCCATTCTACATCATTAACAACAAATACGGACTATCGGGGGCGCAACCACCCGAAGCGTTTATCGAAGTGATTCAAAAAGCTGCGATGGAAAACGCATCAGTCTGA